In Halobaculum halobium, a genomic segment contains:
- a CDS encoding DUF7534 family protein — protein MCFDHRLKPFLKRSPSPTLLKYDSSGTKWAETAGRKNPVGLTQFIREIAYINSMNLSRRSRFVIYESLLIILGFAIAAQVSPPDVYNQIIGTLVVLAVTLPLSYWLVYKR, from the coding sequence ATGTGTTTCGATCATCGACTAAAGCCCTTTCTCAAAAGGTCTCCCTCCCCGACTCTGTTGAAATACGATTCTTCGGGCACGAAATGGGCTGAAACTGCCGGTCGCAAAAATCCAGTAGGTTTGACACAGTTTATCCGTGAGATCGCATACATCAACAGTATGAACTTGTCACGTCGTTCTCGGTTCGTGATCTACGAGTCTCTTCTGATCATTCTGGGGTTCGCTATCGCTGCGCAGGTATCTCCCCCAGATGTCTACAACCAAATTATCGGGACGTTGGTGGTCCTCGCGGTGACACTCCCACTGTCATATTGGTTGGTGTACAAACGTTAG
- a CDS encoding PAS domain-containing protein yields MHILCVDDDANFLDLTTTFLQRNLPAATIHTATRVGDAQTLIETEPIVCVVSDYEMPDQNGLEFLQSVRETHAELPFILFTGKGSEEIASDAISVGVTDYLQKRGPEQYERLAERIRHAVTEYQTQHELQERVKELTAIQTISDLLTASDDQSDEQLQQIATYLPKALQFPEAAVSSISLDETEFRSPEYEAPVDQLTVQDVTTAGNELELTIGYTDHSVAETDGDAFLPEERELLTTILQLITGYLDRKHVLSDLQEADRRLNLILNNTTAVMYLKDTDGRYVFVNAEYERLVDADNTEIVGSSDEDIHPPDVAAAVQANDRRVVETGEPIEVEERLTVNGAERTYLSLKVPALGGAGNVEGVFGVSTEITQRKERERQLEALNREISQFLSAETAEDVAERGVVAAREILDLQANSIHLYDAETDELVPAAYTDAVLELIGTPPSFHDGESIAWRVFEDGTATAIDDVQTDPDIYNPETPIRSELHLPLGEYGTLLAGSPTPSQFDSQDVVIGELLATHLTTALSKVNTEQALREREAELESQNERLEQFASMVSHDLRNPLSVASGHLERYQQTGEESHLDTIDTSLTRIQELITDLTTLARHGIPDENHEPVSVAEVAHDAWELVDTRSATLSTDPCTVNGDESQILALFENLFRNAVGHGGDDVTVRVGPLEDGFYVEDTGDGIPADERDSVFEHGYTTGYSGSGIGLTIVSRIAQGHDWDVTLTDSTEGGARFEFRETGSAEPADC; encoded by the coding sequence ATGCATATTCTCTGCGTCGATGACGACGCGAATTTCTTGGATCTCACGACAACATTTTTACAACGTAACCTTCCTGCGGCAACGATACACACTGCCACCCGCGTCGGAGACGCACAGACGCTCATCGAAACAGAGCCGATCGTGTGCGTCGTGAGTGATTACGAGATGCCGGACCAGAACGGGCTGGAGTTCTTACAGTCCGTCCGTGAGACGCATGCGGAGCTGCCGTTTATTCTCTTCACTGGAAAGGGCTCAGAAGAGATCGCCAGCGACGCCATCTCTGTCGGAGTAACTGATTACCTCCAGAAACGTGGCCCCGAACAGTACGAGCGGCTTGCCGAGCGCATTCGTCATGCGGTTACCGAGTACCAAACCCAGCACGAACTTCAAGAACGAGTGAAGGAACTCACTGCGATTCAAACCATTAGCGATCTACTCACCGCCAGTGACGATCAGTCGGACGAGCAACTCCAGCAAATCGCAACCTACCTTCCAAAGGCGCTGCAGTTCCCTGAGGCGGCAGTTTCTTCGATCTCCCTCGATGAGACTGAATTCAGGTCTCCCGAGTACGAAGCACCGGTGGATCAACTCACCGTCCAAGACGTGACCACCGCTGGCAACGAACTCGAACTTACGATCGGCTACACGGATCACTCCGTGGCTGAGACCGACGGTGACGCGTTTCTGCCTGAAGAACGTGAGCTACTCACAACGATTCTGCAGCTCATCACGGGGTACCTTGACCGCAAACACGTCCTCTCGGATCTCCAAGAGGCGGACCGCCGTCTCAACCTCATTCTCAACAATACGACTGCAGTGATGTATCTGAAAGATACTGATGGGCGATACGTGTTCGTGAATGCCGAATACGAGCGCTTAGTAGACGCGGACAACACGGAGATCGTTGGAAGCAGTGATGAGGACATTCACCCACCGGACGTCGCTGCGGCTGTCCAAGCGAACGACCGCCGCGTCGTTGAGACGGGCGAACCGATCGAGGTCGAAGAGCGACTCACGGTGAACGGTGCTGAGCGAACGTATCTCTCATTAAAAGTTCCCGCACTGGGTGGCGCTGGCAACGTGGAAGGCGTGTTCGGCGTGTCTACAGAAATAACACAGCGAAAAGAACGCGAACGGCAACTCGAAGCGCTCAACCGGGAGATCTCACAGTTCTTGTCTGCCGAGACGGCTGAGGACGTCGCCGAACGAGGGGTCGTCGCCGCTCGTGAGATATTGGACTTACAGGCGAACTCCATCCATTTGTACGACGCCGAAACCGATGAGTTGGTGCCTGCTGCGTACACTGATGCTGTGCTGGAGCTTATCGGTACCCCCCCGTCGTTTCATGACGGAGAGAGTATCGCGTGGCGGGTGTTCGAGGACGGAACTGCAACGGCGATCGATGATGTCCAGACTGACCCGGATATCTATAACCCGGAGACGCCGATCCGCAGCGAGTTGCATCTCCCGCTGGGCGAGTACGGGACGCTGCTAGCCGGATCACCAACCCCCTCGCAGTTCGATTCACAAGACGTCGTGATCGGTGAACTACTCGCTACGCATCTAACCACTGCGCTTTCAAAAGTCAATACCGAGCAAGCGTTACGGGAGCGAGAAGCGGAGTTAGAGTCTCAAAATGAGCGGCTTGAACAGTTCGCCAGTATGGTTTCACACGATCTTCGCAATCCGCTCTCAGTCGCGTCCGGGCATCTCGAACGCTATCAGCAAACCGGCGAGGAATCACACCTCGACACGATCGACACCTCCCTTACTCGAATCCAGGAACTCATCACTGACCTCACGACGCTCGCACGTCACGGCATCCCTGACGAAAACCACGAGCCGGTTTCGGTCGCTGAGGTGGCCCACGACGCATGGGAACTGGTCGACACACGGTCGGCAACCCTGTCGACGGATCCGTGTACAGTGAATGGAGACGAAAGCCAGATCTTGGCACTCTTCGAGAATCTCTTCCGGAACGCGGTCGGGCACGGCGGCGACGACGTCACTGTTCGCGTCGGGCCACTTGAGGACGGCTTCTACGTCGAAGACACCGGCGACGGTATTCCGGCTGACGAACGTGACTCCGTGTTCGAGCACGGCTACACGACAGGCTACAGCGGGAGCGGTATCGGCCTCACGATTGTCTCTCGCATCGCCCAAGGTCACGATTGGGACGTTACCCTCACAGACAGCACTGAAGGCGGTGCACGCTTTGAGTTCCGAGAGACAGGGTCAGCAGAACCTGCCGATTGTTGA
- a CDS encoding nitric-oxide reductase large subunit: protein MKVTRRTLAKALVVAFVVNLVVMGAGAALAYEEAPPIPDRIVGPDGETIATGDDVQAGKAAFQRDGLMNHGSILGNGAYFGPDYTADALDLKTEAMREYYAEKRYGDAYDDLSEAERAAVDARVKSDLDDGSPGDGVIEYSAAEAYAHEQVRETYVERYHEGSDARGVPVDMIDSEEDARRFADFALWTAWFSHTDRPGAEHSYTNDWPPAPAAGNTPGASAMTWSVIAMVLLVAGAGVGIWLYSSIDLPEPSAEGVDVPHPDDIDLLPSQSAALWFVPVAALLFLAQTLLGGLLAHYYIERHAFFGLETIPGLGVDVLQVLPFAMAKTWHIDLGILWIATLWLGAGLFLPPLLTGYEPDNQAQYVKGLLVALVVVVVGGLSGIWLGAHGYFDGDLWWILGNEGLEYLEVGKLWQAGLLAGFIGWAALAARGLKPLLKRETPYGLAHMILYAGGSIALLFTAGFMFTPQTNIAVTEFWRWWVVHMWVEGAFEFFIVAVVAMTLVSMNLLRRRSAEKAVLLEALLVMGTGVIGVSHHYWWIGMPDIWVPIGSVFSTLELIPLVFILFEAINEYRALAGSGESFPYTLPFMFIIASGVWNFVGAGVLGFFINLPLINYYEHGTYLTVGHAHAAMFGAFGFLAIGMATYVLRFTVSDWSGRRLRWAFWLWNVGLALMVFVSVLPVGFVQLEVSFTEGYDAARSLAFYNRPLIQSLFWARLPGDTLIILGTALFTYDVAAKLTARRVADDPERVPSGAVRPFLEDDD from the coding sequence ATGAAGGTAACCAGACGAACCCTGGCGAAGGCGCTCGTCGTGGCCTTCGTCGTGAACCTCGTCGTGATGGGCGCCGGCGCCGCGTTGGCCTACGAGGAGGCGCCGCCCATCCCCGACCGGATCGTCGGGCCGGACGGGGAGACGATCGCCACGGGCGACGACGTACAGGCCGGCAAGGCGGCGTTCCAGCGTGACGGGCTCATGAATCACGGGTCGATCCTGGGCAACGGGGCGTACTTCGGCCCCGACTACACCGCCGACGCGCTCGACCTGAAGACCGAGGCGATGCGCGAGTACTACGCCGAGAAGCGCTATGGCGACGCGTACGACGACCTCTCAGAGGCGGAGCGCGCCGCCGTCGACGCGCGCGTGAAGTCCGACCTCGACGACGGATCGCCCGGCGACGGCGTCATCGAGTACTCCGCCGCGGAGGCGTACGCCCACGAGCAGGTCCGTGAGACGTACGTCGAGCGCTACCACGAGGGCTCCGACGCGCGCGGCGTTCCGGTGGACATGATCGACTCGGAGGAGGACGCGCGGCGCTTCGCGGACTTCGCGCTGTGGACCGCGTGGTTCTCACACACCGATCGGCCGGGCGCGGAACACAGCTACACGAACGACTGGCCGCCCGCCCCCGCCGCCGGAAACACCCCCGGCGCGTCCGCGATGACGTGGAGCGTTATCGCGATGGTGCTGCTCGTCGCGGGCGCCGGCGTCGGCATCTGGCTGTACTCGTCGATCGATCTCCCCGAGCCGTCGGCCGAGGGCGTCGACGTGCCCCACCCTGACGACATCGACCTCCTCCCGAGTCAGTCGGCCGCGCTGTGGTTCGTTCCCGTCGCGGCGCTGCTGTTCCTCGCGCAGACGCTGCTCGGGGGACTGCTCGCCCACTACTACATCGAGCGACACGCGTTCTTCGGGCTGGAGACGATACCCGGGTTGGGCGTCGACGTCCTCCAGGTGCTGCCGTTCGCGATGGCGAAGACGTGGCACATCGACCTTGGGATCCTCTGGATCGCCACGCTGTGGCTCGGCGCGGGGCTGTTCCTCCCGCCGCTACTCACCGGATACGAGCCCGATAACCAAGCGCAGTACGTGAAGGGACTACTCGTCGCGCTCGTCGTCGTCGTGGTCGGCGGACTCTCGGGCATTTGGCTCGGCGCCCACGGTTACTTCGACGGCGACCTGTGGTGGATCCTCGGCAACGAGGGACTGGAGTACTTGGAAGTCGGGAAGCTCTGGCAGGCCGGCCTGCTCGCCGGCTTCATTGGGTGGGCCGCGCTCGCCGCGCGCGGACTGAAGCCGCTGTTGAAGCGGGAGACGCCGTACGGGCTCGCGCACATGATCCTCTATGCGGGCGGATCCATCGCGCTGCTGTTCACCGCGGGGTTCATGTTCACGCCGCAGACGAACATCGCGGTGACGGAGTTCTGGCGCTGGTGGGTCGTCCACATGTGGGTCGAGGGCGCCTTCGAGTTCTTCATCGTCGCCGTCGTCGCGATGACGCTGGTGTCGATGAACCTCCTGCGGCGACGCTCGGCGGAGAAGGCGGTCTTGCTGGAGGCGCTACTCGTGATGGGTACGGGTGTCATCGGCGTCAGCCACCACTACTGGTGGATCGGGATGCCCGACATCTGGGTGCCCATCGGGAGCGTGTTCTCGACGCTGGAGCTGATCCCGCTCGTCTTCATCCTCTTCGAGGCGATCAACGAGTACCGGGCGCTCGCCGGCAGCGGCGAGTCGTTCCCGTACACGCTGCCGTTCATGTTCATCATCGCCTCCGGCGTGTGGAACTTCGTCGGCGCGGGCGTGCTCGGCTTCTTCATCAACCTCCCGCTGATCAACTACTACGAGCACGGCACCTACCTCACGGTCGGTCACGCCCACGCCGCGATGTTCGGCGCGTTCGGCTTCCTCGCCATCGGCATGGCAACCTACGTCCTCCGGTTCACCGTCTCGGACTGGAGCGGTCGACGCCTCCGGTGGGCGTTCTGGCTGTGGAACGTCGGCCTCGCGCTGATGGTGTTCGTCTCCGTCCTCCCGGTCGGGTTCGTCCAACTGGAGGTGTCGTTCACCGAGGGGTACGACGCCGCGCGCTCGCTGGCGTTCTACAACCGGCCGCTCATCCAGTCGCTGTTCTGGGCGCGGCTCCCCGGCGACACGCTCATCATCCTCGGGACGGCGCTGTTCACCTACGACGTGGCCGCGAAGCTGACCGCGCGCCGCGTCGCCGACGACCCCGAGCGCGTCCCCAGCGGGGCGGTTCGGCCGTTCCTCGAAGACGACGACTAA